In a genomic window of Lycium ferocissimum isolate CSIRO_LF1 chromosome 9, AGI_CSIRO_Lferr_CH_V1, whole genome shotgun sequence:
- the LOC132030407 gene encoding protein YABBY 4-like — translation MSSSNSLSWDHLPPPSEQLCYAHCNVCDTVLAVSVPCTSLFKTVTVRCGHCTNLLPGLLLPSTHHHQLHQFGHTYFSPSHNLLEEITNATPNFLMNQSNSADFVLPARPGFDDLPRPPVINRPPEKRQRVPSAYNRFIKEEIQRIKAGNPDISHREAFSAAAKNWAHFPHIQFGLMPDQTVKRANVRQQDGEDALMKDGLFSHSANVSVSPH, via the exons ATGTCATCTTCAAATAGCTTGTCATGGGACCACCTCCCTCCTCCTTCCGAGCAGCTCTGCTATGCCCATTGCAACGTCTGTGACACTGTCCTCGCG GTAAGTGTTCCGTGCACAAGTTTGTTCAAGACTGTGACGGTTCGATGTGGCCACTGCACTAATCTGTTGCCAGGATTGCTTTTGCCTTCCACTCATCATCATCAGCTTCATCAATTTGGTCACACTTATTTCTCTCCTTCCCACAATCTTctg GAAGAAATAACCAACGCAACCCCAAATTTCTTGATGAACCAGAGTAACTCCGCTGATTTTGTCCTGCCTGCTCGGCCTGGATTTGATGATCTTCCTAGGCCACCCGTTATTAACAGAC CTCCTGAGAAGAGACAACGGGTGCCCTCTGCTTACAACAGATTCATCAA GGAAGAGATCCAACGCATAAAAGCAGGGAATCCTGACATTAGCCACAGAGAAGCATTTAGCGCCGCTGCAAAAAAT TGGGCCCACTTTCCACACATTCAATTCGGTCTCATGCCTGATCAGACTGTTAAAAGGGCTAATGTACGCCAACAG GATGGAGAAGATGCTCTTATGAAAGATGGTTTGTTTAGTCATTCAGCCAACGTTAGTGTCTCCCCTCACTGA